The window GTGTCCTGGTACTCGTCGACCAGCACGTGGCGGAACCGCCGCCGGTAGTACTCGGCGACGTCCGGGAACGCCTGCAGCAGCGAGACCGTGCGCATGATGAGGTCGTCGAAGTCGAAGGCGTTGGCCTGGTTCAGCCGCCGCTGGTACTCGACGTAGACCTCGGCGACGCGGCGCTCGAGGTCGTTGGCCGCGTTCGCCGCCGCGGTGTCCGGGTCGGTCAGCTCGTTCTTCAGGTTCGAGATGTGCACGGCGAGCGTGCGCGCGGCGTAGCGCTTGGGGTCGATGTCGAGGTCCCGCGCCACGAGCGTGATGAGCCGCTTCGTGTCGTCGGAGTCGTAGATGGAGAAGTTCGACGACATCTCGAGCGTCTTGGCCTCGCGGCGCAGGATCCGCACGCACATCGAGTGGAACGTCGACACCCACATGGCGTTCGCGCGCCTGCCGACGAGCGCGGCGACGCGCTCGCGCATCTCCGCGGCCGCCTTGTTGGTGAACGTGATCGCCATGACTTCGCCGGGGTGCACGCGGCGTTGCCCGAGCAGGTAGGCGATCCGGCGGGTCAGCACCCGGGTCTTGCCCGATCCGGCGCCCGCCACCACCAGCAGCGGGCCACCGGTGTGGGTGACGGCTTCGCGCTGGGCCGGGTTGAGGTCGTCGAGCAGATCGGCCTGCCCGCCGGAAGCGGGCTTGCGCGCGGGGGTCTCGGCGGGGAGATCGAAGAGGGTGTCCATCGTCTGTCCACGCTACCCCGGGCGGGTGGGCTACCGCGGCAGGCGTAGCGGGAGATGTCGCCTGACGTCCGACGCGCGGCGGGCCGGCCGCGCGGAGCATCGGTTGGCATGGAAGACAACCGCACCACCCGCATCCGGGCCGCCGACGCCGACCGCGAACGCGTCGCCACCGCCGTCCAGACCGCCGGCTCCGAAGGCCGGCTCACCCTCGAAGAGGTCGAAGAGCGCCTCGCCGACGTCTACCGAGCGCGATTCACCGACGAGCTGACCGAGCTCACCGCCGACCTGCCGCGGCCCGCGCCGCCCCGGCCCGGCTTCCCGCTCAGCCGGGCCGCGCTGCGGCGGCACCCGGCGCTGCGCCTGCACTTCGCCGTCGTGGTGGCGATCGCGGTGGTGGCGATCGTCCGCTGGGTGGTGCTGGGCGCCGGGTTCTTCTGGCCCGCGGTCCCGATGTTCTGGCTCGCGGTGAGCCTCTTCGTTCATGCGAGGGTGCGCTCGGTCCGGGAACGCTCCGGCTCCGTTGTGCCATACTGAAGCCATGCGGCACCACGCAGAGCGATTTTTCTACGGGACCCGGACTCCGGCTCCCGTGATCGCGTAGTGCCCGAACCGCCATCACGCCAGCCCCGGAGTCCACGGACCCGGGGCTGTCGCCGTCCCAGGGGCCGGGTCCGGGCACCGAGGGAGAGGTCCCGATGAACGCACAAGCGACGAACGCCGACGGCCAGCCCGCCGAGCACACCCCCGCCGGGGACGACATCGCGTCGCTCCGGCAGGAGATCGACTGGCTGGACAAGGAAATCCTGCGGCTGGTGAAACGCCGGGTCGAGGTGTCCAAGACGATCGGGGCCGCGCGGATGGCCGCCGGCGGCACGCGGATCGTCTACAACCGCGAGATGGACGTGCTCGCGCGCTACCGCGAGCTCGGCCCGGAAGGCCGCCAGCTGGCGATGGCGCTGCTGAACCTCGGCCGGGGCAGGCTCGGCCGGTAACGGTTGCCCGAATTCCGGGTCTTCCCGGAGGCACCGGCGACCCGGCTGCGGGCAGACTGGGGTCATGGACTGGCTCGTGAACCTCATCGCCGTCATCGTCGCGCTCGCGAGCGTGCTGGCCGCGCTGGGCCATGTGGGGTACCTGGCAATGCTGAACAACGCGGCGGGTAAGCGGGCCGGCGGCGCGCCGGTCGCGCAGTACGTGCGCAGCCGATGGGCCGTTGCCGGCGGTACCACCGCCGCGTCGCTGTTCGCCTGGTTGCTCACGGCCGGCGGACCGACGCTCGACGTCGTGGCGATTCTCGTCGCGGCGGGTAGCGGTGTGGTGGCGACGAAGGCGCTTCAGTCCACTCGCGACCGTTACCGCACCGGGGGCTGAAATCT of the Amycolatopsis sp. NBC_01488 genome contains:
- a CDS encoding DUF1707 SHOCT-like domain-containing protein, with the translated sequence MEDNRTTRIRAADADRERVATAVQTAGSEGRLTLEEVEERLADVYRARFTDELTELTADLPRPAPPRPGFPLSRAALRRHPALRLHFAVVVAIAVVAIVRWVVLGAGFFWPAVPMFWLAVSLFVHARVRSVRERSGSVVPY
- a CDS encoding chorismate mutase; translation: MNAQATNADGQPAEHTPAGDDIASLRQEIDWLDKEILRLVKRRVEVSKTIGAARMAAGGTRIVYNREMDVLARYRELGPEGRQLAMALLNLGRGRLGR